From Lolium perenne isolate Kyuss_39 chromosome 5, Kyuss_2.0, whole genome shotgun sequence, a single genomic window includes:
- the LOC127302668 gene encoding GRAS family protein TF80-like, with protein MFQQQLQEDVLSSATSSPASTLYSPTPYPATGTWVQELSSDQCSVRLISLLYQCASEVAAGAFDRANLCLEHIMQLASLDAPHTLQRLAAVFADALARKLLNLVPGLSRALLSASASADTHLVPAARRSMFDMLPFLKLAYLTTNHAILEAMEGERFVHIVDLSGPAANAAQWIALFHAFRGRSEGTPHLRITAVHESKEFLAGMSAVLAREAEAFDIPFQFDAVEAKLEDMDFDALRHNLRVRSGEALAVSVALQLHRLLAADDAGGGRRYCGAGGLTPLQIIARSSPSSFGELLERDLNTRLQLSPDASGLSPQSPMFSPAGQGRPKLGSFLSAVKALCPKIMVVTEQEANHNGALFHERFDEALNYYGSLFDCLECAAAAAHRGSAAEERARVERAVLGEEIRSIVAYEGGERKERHERAQQWAGRMEAAGMERVGLSYSGIMEARKLLQSCGRGGSYEVRHDAEGHCFFFCWHKKPLYAVSAWRPAGAGYHHAGGARSR; from the coding sequence ATGTTCCAGCAGCAGCTTCAGGAGGACGTGCTgtcgtcggcgacgtcgtcgCCGGCGTCCACGCTGTACTCGCCGACGCCGTATCCTGCCACCGGGACGTgggtgcaggagctgagctcggacCAGTGTAGCGTGCGGCTCATCAGCCTGCTTTACCAGTGCGCCTCCGAGGTGGCGGCGGGGGCCTTCGACCGCGCCAACCTCTGCCTGGAGCACATCATGCAGCTCGCGTCCCTAGACGCGCCGCACACGCTGCAGCGCCTCGCCGCCGTCTTCGCCGACGCGCTGGCCCGGAAGCTGCTCAACCTCGTGCCGGGCCTGTCGCGGGCGCTCCTGTCGGCGTCGGCCTCCGCCGACACGCACCTCGTCCCGGCCGCGCGCCGCAGCATGTTCGACATGCTCCCGTTCCTGAAGCTCGCGTACCTGACCACCAACCACGCCATCCTGGAGGCGATGGAGGGCGAGAGGTTCGTGCACATCGTCGACCTCTCCGGCCCGGCCGCCAACGCGGCGCAGTGGATCGCGCTGTTCCACGCGTTCCGCGGCCGGAGCGAGGGTACGCCGCACCTTCGCATCACCGCCGTCCACGAGAGCAAGGAGTTCCTTGCCGGCATGTCCGCGGTGCTGGCCAGGGAGGCCGAGGCGTTCGACATTCCGTTCCAGTTCGACGCCGTGGAGGCTAAGCTGGAGGACATGGACTTCGATGCGCTCCGGCACAACCTCCGCGTCAGGTCCGGCGAGGCGCTCGCCGTGAGCGTCGCGCTGCAGCTGCACCGCCTTCTCGCAGCAGACGACGCCGGCGGCGGCAGGAGGTACTGCGGCGCGGGCGGCCTTACCCCGCTCCAGATCATCGCGCGGTCCAGCCCGAGCAGCTTCGGGGAGCTCCTGGAGAGGGATTTAAACACGCGGCTGCAGCTGAGCCCCGACGCGTCCGGGCTCTCGCCCCAGTCACCCATGTTCTCCCCGGCGGGGCAGGGAAGGCCGAAGCTGGGATCGTTCCTGTCCGCGGTGAAGGCGCTGTGTCCCAAGATCATGGTGGTGACGGAGCAAGAGGCGAACCACAACGGCGCGTTGTTCCACGAGAGGTTCGACGAGGCGCTCAACTACTACGGGTCGCTGTTTGACTGCCTGGagtgtgcggcggcggcggcgcaccggGGCAGCGCCGCGGAGGAGCGTGCGCGGGTGGAGCGGGCGGTGCTCGGCGAGGAAATCAGGAGCATCGTGGCGTACGAGGGCGGAGAGCGGAAGGAGCGGCACGAGCGAGCGCAGCAGTGGGCCGGCAGGATGGAGGCGGCCGGAATGGAGCGGGTGGGGCTGAGCTACAGCGGCATCATGGAGGCAAGGAAGCTGCTGCAGAGCTGCGGGCGGGGCGGGTCGTACGAGGTGAGACACGACGCCGAGGGCCATTGCTTCTTCTTCTGCTGGCACAAGAAGCCGCTCTACGCCGTCTCAGCATGGAGGCCGGCCGGTGCAGGGTATCACCACGCCGGCGGCGCAAGGTCCAGATGA